A window of the Parambassis ranga chromosome 17, fParRan2.1, whole genome shotgun sequence genome harbors these coding sequences:
- the LOC114449607 gene encoding zinc finger protein 79-like → MTEVRAPAVEFLREFISERLTAAAAEIFRVFEQTVVQYEQELDRQRRLLHSTWSPEVRLLAEPPQQHVCQEDQEDPPHAEEEAACSGEEAELVLKQETDLAVVTPPYEEQLPSHSSQDQDEGQHVDPGSHMSPSDIAERCAVSESQCDTEAAKRPITCDVCGKTFKFKYAMKNHYRIHTGEKPYCCYTCGRRFSDSSTFRRHTNIHTGERPHSCQICGKSFSRNTHLTVHMKTHTAGRPPRWRRKPRASV, encoded by the exons ATGACTGAGGTCAGAGCCCCGGCCGTGGAGTTTCTGAGGGAGTTCATCAGCGAGCGGCTCACCGCGGCGGCGGCCGAGATCTTCCGAGTGTTCGAGCAGACCGTGGTCCAGTACGAGCAGGAGCTGGACCGGCAGCGTCGGCTGCTGCACAGCACCTGGAGTCCGGAAGTACGGCTGCTAGCAG AGCCcccacagcagcatgtctgtcaggaggaccaggaggaccCTCCACACGCTGAAGAGGAGGCAGCGTGCAGCGGTGAGGAGGCAGAGCTCGTCCTGAAGCAGGAGACGGACCTCGCTGTGGTGACCCCTCCATATGAGGAGCAGCTCCCCTCTCACAGCTCTCAGGATCAGGACGAAGGCCAGCATGTGGACCCGGGGTCCCACATGAGTCCCAGTGACATCGCAGAGCGCTGTGCCGTGTCAGAGAGTCAGTGCGACACTGAGGCGGCTAAAAGACCGATAACATGTGACGTCTGTGGGAAAACCTTCAAGTTCAAGTACGCCATGAAGAACCATTACAGAATCCACACGGGGGAGAAGCCGTACTGCTGCTACACCTGCGGGAGGAGGTTCAGCGACTCCTCCACCTTCAGAAGGCACACCAACATCCACACGGGCGAGAGGCCGCACTCCTGCCAGATATGTGGGAAGAGCTTCAGTCGAAACACTCATTTGACCGtccacatgaaaacacacacggcCGGCCGGCCGCCCCGGTGGAGGAGGAAGCCCCGGGCCTCGGTCTGA